Proteins co-encoded in one Papaver somniferum cultivar HN1 chromosome 5, ASM357369v1, whole genome shotgun sequence genomic window:
- the LOC113278446 gene encoding mRNA turnover protein 4 homolog, with translation MPKSKRNRPVTLSKTKKKGREQKEKIVESIRKAVEDYNSIYVFSFENMRNLKFKEFREQLKSSSRFFLGSNKVMQISLGRSVSDEIRPGLHKVSKLLHGDAGLCFTNLRKEEIMRLFAEFEEHDFARTGTTSTEKVELQEGPLEQFSHEMEPFLRKQGMPVRLNKGVIELVSDFVVCEEGKPLSPEASRILRLLGNKMATFRLHVICRWSPEDFEVLKEGLELSDIESS, from the exons ATGCCTAAGTCTAAACGTAACAGACCAG TTACATTATCAAAGACAAAGAAAAAAGGAAGAGAACAGAAAGAGAAGATTGTCGAATCAATAAGGAAAGCAGTTGAAGATTACAATTCCATTTATGTTTTCTCTTTTGAAAATATGAGAAATCTTAAGTTCAAAGAGTTCAGAGAACAGCTCAAATCTTCTAGCAG ATTCTTTCTTGGATCGAATAAAGTTATGCAGATTTCTTTGGGGCGATCTGTTTCCGATGAAATTAGACCTGGGCTTCATAAAGTTTCTAAG CTTTTACATGGAGATGCCGGTCTTTGTTTTACTAACCTGCGGAAGGAGGAGATTATGAG GTTGTTTGCAGAATTTGAAGAACATGACTTTGCAAGGACTGGTACTACATCAACTGAAAAG GTCGAGCTTCAGGAAGGTCCTCTAGAGCAGTTTTCACATGAAATGGAACCATTTTTACGTAAGCAAGGGATGCCTGTCCGACTGAACAAAG GTGTGATAGAGCTCGTCTCTGACTTTGTTGTTTGTGAAGAAGGAAAACCTTTATCACCGGAAGCATCTCGAATTCTG CGCTTGCTTGGGAACAAGATGGCTACATTTCGCCTTCACGTAATCTGTCGCTGGAGTCCTGAGGATTTTGAAGTTCTGAAAGAAGGTTTGGAACTCTCAGATATTGAATCTTCATAA
- the LOC113284228 gene encoding omega-hydroxypalmitate O-feruloyl transferase-like isoform X2 — MASSTQIQVKEAVYITPSSPTPSHILPLSSLDSQLFIRFTIEYLLIYNNPARTKSAADRNAFTSRIKAALSAALVPYYPLAGRVRAQQSSAAAANLEVVCKAQGAAFVEAVSDSISISEFHKAPRHSTQWRNLLSIHVADLLRGSPPLVVQLTWLADGAAAVGVGISHCLCDGIGSADFLNFFASLTTGQCRGFTDLKVKPVWDRRHLMNPVKSRRVMNRSVIAHPEFNRVQDLCGFVSRFARETLTPTSVIFDQKSLNGLKRLASSTCPQKEMKFTSFEVLSAHVWTCWAMSLGLPSTQTLRLLFSVNVRNRIKPNLPEGFYGNGFVLGCAQISVGELTDKGIGWASWLVRKAKERIGDEYVKSVVEMVSESNACPDPVGVLIVSQWSRLGLEKVDFGMGKPVHVGPVLSDRYCLFLPVYEQRDSVKVT; from the exons ATGGCAAGCTCAACGCAAATTCAAGTGAAGGAAGCAGTTTacataacaccatcatcaccaacACCATCACACATTCTACCACTCTCATCGCTTGATTCTCAGCTCTTCATCCGTTTCACAATTGAGTATCTGCTCATATACAACAATCCGGCGAGAACAAAATCCGCCGCCGACCGGAACGCGTTCACGTCGCGTATTAAGGCGGCATTAAGTGCTGCATTGGTCCCGTATTATCCTCTAGCTGGTAGAGTCAGGGCGCAACAATCATCCGCAGCGGCAGCAAATCTTGAAGTTGTTTGTAAAGCTCAAGGTGCGGCATTTGTTGAAGCTGTTTCAGATAGTATTTCAATCTCCGAGTTCCACAAAGCTCCACGTCATTCGACTCAGTGGAGGAACTTATTGTCCATACACGTGGCAGATCTTCTCCGCGGGTCCCCGCCGCTCGTCGTGCAGCTGACATGGCTTGCTGATGGTGCTGCTGCGGTTGGTGTTGGCATCAGCCACTGTCTCTGCGATGGTATTGGTAGTGCTGATTTCTTGAATTTTTTTGCTTCATTGACAACCGGTCAGTGCCGTGGTTTCACCGATTTGAAGGTGAAACCGGTTTGGGATCGTCGTCATTTGATGAACCCGGTTAAGTCTAGACGTGTTATGAATCGTTCAGTAATTGCACATCCTGAATTTAACCGAGTTCAAGATCTCTGCGGGTTTGTTTCGCGATTCGCAAGAGAAACGTTGACGCCTACGTCCGTTATATTTGATCAGAAATCGCTAAATGGATTGAAGAGACTCGCTTCATCAACTTGTCCACAAAAGGAGATGAAATTTACATCGTTTGAAGTTCTATCAGCTCATGTGTGGACGTGTTGGGCAATGTCACTAGGACTACCCTCGACACAGACGCTAAGATTGCTGTTTAGCGTCAACGTTAGAAACCGTATCAAGCCAAATTTGCCGGAAGGGTTCTACGGGAATGGGTTCGTTCTCGGATGCGCGCAAATTAGTGTTGGCGAGTTGACGGATAAGGGAATCGGATGGGCAAGCTGGTTGGTGAGGAAAGCAAAGGAGAGAATTGGAGATGAGTATGTGAAATCGGTAGTTGAGATGGTGAGTGAGTCGAATGCATGTCCTGACCCGGTGGGTGTTCTGATAGTCTCACAATGGTCGAGACTTGGCCTAGAAAAGGTCGACTTCGGAATGGGTAAGCCAGTTCATGTCGGACCGGTGCTTAGCGATAGGTACTGTCTGTTCTTGCCGGTATATGAACAGAGGGACTCAGTGAAG gtcacttaa
- the LOC113284228 gene encoding fatty alcohol:caffeoyl-CoA acyltransferase-like isoform X1: protein MASSTQIQVKEAVYITPSSPTPSHILPLSSLDSQLFIRFTIEYLLIYNNPARTKSAADRNAFTSRIKAALSAALVPYYPLAGRVRAQQSSAAAANLEVVCKAQGAAFVEAVSDSISISEFHKAPRHSTQWRNLLSIHVADLLRGSPPLVVQLTWLADGAAAVGVGISHCLCDGIGSADFLNFFASLTTGQCRGFTDLKVKPVWDRRHLMNPVKSRRVMNRSVIAHPEFNRVQDLCGFVSRFARETLTPTSVIFDQKSLNGLKRLASSTCPQKEMKFTSFEVLSAHVWTCWAMSLGLPSTQTLRLLFSVNVRNRIKPNLPEGFYGNGFVLGCAQISVGELTDKGIGWASWLVRKAKERIGDEYVKSVVEMVSESNACPDPVGVLIVSQWSRLGLEKVDFGMGKPVHVGPVLSDRYCLFLPVYEQRDSVKVMVAVPKSAAGKYEYLVKSPWSNST from the coding sequence ATGGCAAGCTCAACGCAAATTCAAGTGAAGGAAGCAGTTTacataacaccatcatcaccaacACCATCACACATTCTACCACTCTCATCGCTTGATTCTCAGCTCTTCATCCGTTTCACAATTGAGTATCTGCTCATATACAACAATCCGGCGAGAACAAAATCCGCCGCCGACCGGAACGCGTTCACGTCGCGTATTAAGGCGGCATTAAGTGCTGCATTGGTCCCGTATTATCCTCTAGCTGGTAGAGTCAGGGCGCAACAATCATCCGCAGCGGCAGCAAATCTTGAAGTTGTTTGTAAAGCTCAAGGTGCGGCATTTGTTGAAGCTGTTTCAGATAGTATTTCAATCTCCGAGTTCCACAAAGCTCCACGTCATTCGACTCAGTGGAGGAACTTATTGTCCATACACGTGGCAGATCTTCTCCGCGGGTCCCCGCCGCTCGTCGTGCAGCTGACATGGCTTGCTGATGGTGCTGCTGCGGTTGGTGTTGGCATCAGCCACTGTCTCTGCGATGGTATTGGTAGTGCTGATTTCTTGAATTTTTTTGCTTCATTGACAACCGGTCAGTGCCGTGGTTTCACCGATTTGAAGGTGAAACCGGTTTGGGATCGTCGTCATTTGATGAACCCGGTTAAGTCTAGACGTGTTATGAATCGTTCAGTAATTGCACATCCTGAATTTAACCGAGTTCAAGATCTCTGCGGGTTTGTTTCGCGATTCGCAAGAGAAACGTTGACGCCTACGTCCGTTATATTTGATCAGAAATCGCTAAATGGATTGAAGAGACTCGCTTCATCAACTTGTCCACAAAAGGAGATGAAATTTACATCGTTTGAAGTTCTATCAGCTCATGTGTGGACGTGTTGGGCAATGTCACTAGGACTACCCTCGACACAGACGCTAAGATTGCTGTTTAGCGTCAACGTTAGAAACCGTATCAAGCCAAATTTGCCGGAAGGGTTCTACGGGAATGGGTTCGTTCTCGGATGCGCGCAAATTAGTGTTGGCGAGTTGACGGATAAGGGAATCGGATGGGCAAGCTGGTTGGTGAGGAAAGCAAAGGAGAGAATTGGAGATGAGTATGTGAAATCGGTAGTTGAGATGGTGAGTGAGTCGAATGCATGTCCTGACCCGGTGGGTGTTCTGATAGTCTCACAATGGTCGAGACTTGGCCTAGAAAAGGTCGACTTCGGAATGGGTAAGCCAGTTCATGTCGGACCGGTGCTTAGCGATAGGTACTGTCTGTTCTTGCCGGTATATGAACAGAGGGACTCAGTGAAGGTAATGGTTGCAGTTCCAAAGAGTGCTGCTGGGAAGTATGAGTACTTAGTTAAGAGCCCTTGGTCAAATTCCACCTGA
- the LOC113280528 gene encoding F-box/kelch-repeat protein At3g06240-like: MSRLPEEIIENILSWLPVKSIARFRCVSKYWCNHLFQNPKFVNLHLEHALQLNNYNLLVSDEVPKETYLYSIDHTVLSSQSTPFLGQAVGIDFPFMSQKSVPQILGSCNGLICIAPYSFGNLCIWNPCTKEYKEVPEIPIEFPSVAAEQQDYLTMYRFGYDCRIEDYKVLRIVGFDAGVVSEARLYTLGLNTWRSLGFIPFNFSFGKNAGYLLNGVLYWIVSVCRTGNESSGVIVSFDICNETFHDMPLPNNYSNKDRSVSELGMWEGKLCILRMNHKEHPKICKHHDDHVDVWTMNGNTWSKFLNITAQLTDLSYRRPLQTLPNGDILLEGRPEEGEGICLVSYNPKLERARTLKIHGFPEDFELVTYIETLVSVNSGIYVEQQQQRGRIRRGNRRRPVFWH, from the coding sequence ATGTCAAGGTTACCGGAAGAAATCATCGAGAATATACTCTCATGGTTACCAGTCAAGTCCATTGCAAGGTTCAGGTGCGTTTCCAAATACTGGTGTAATCatctatttcaaaaccctaagtttgtAAATCTCCATCTTGAACATGCTCTTCAATTGAACAATTATAATCTCTTGGTTAGCGACGAGGTACCTAAAGAAACTTATCTCTATTCCATAGATCATACTGTGTTATCTTCACAATCTACACCATTTTTAGGTCAAGCTGTGGGGATTGATTTTCCATTTATGTCTCAAAAATCAGTTCCGCAAATTCTTGGTTCCTGTAACGGGTTGATATGCATAGCACCATATAGTTTCGGGAATCTTTGCATTTGGAACCCATGTACCAAAGAGTATAAAGAAGTACCCGAAATTCCAATTGAATTTCCTTCTGTTGCCGCAGAACAACAGGATTACTTAACTATGTATCGGTTTGGGTATGATTGCAGAATTGAGGATTATAAGGTGTTAAGAATTGTGGGGTTTGATGCAGGTGTAGTTTCTGAAGCTAGGTTATATACTTTAGGATTGAATACATGGAGAAGTCTTGGTTTCATTCCTTTCaatttttcttttggaaaaaatGCTGGGTACCTTCTTAATGGTGTTTTGTATTGGATTGTTAGTGTTTGTCGTACTGGAAATGAGTCCTCTggtgttattgtttcttttgataTTTGCAATGAAACATTCCATGATATGCCATTACCTAACAACTACTCAAACAAAGACCGTTCGGTTTCAGAATTGGGTATGTGGGAAGGGAAATTATGCATCCTCCGTATGAATCACAAGGAACATCCTAAGATTTGCAAGCATCATGACGATCATGTTGATGTGTGGACAATGAATGGTAACACTTGGAGTAAGTTTTTGAACATTACTGCTCAACTGACAGATCTCAGTTACAGAAGGCCTTTACAGACTCTCCCGAATGGCGATATCTTACTTGAAGGTAGACCAGAGGAGGGAGAGGGCATTTGTTTGGTTTCTTATAACCCAAAGCTGGAAAGAGCTAGAACTTTAAAGATACATGGTTTTCCTGAAGACTTTGAGTTGGTAACTTATATTGAGACTTTAGTTTCAGTTAACTCTGGTATTTATGTTGAGCAGCAACAACAAAGAGGGAGAATCAGAAGAGGAAACAGACGAAGACCGGTGTTTTGGCACTAA